A region of the Perognathus longimembris pacificus isolate PPM17 chromosome 7, ASM2315922v1, whole genome shotgun sequence genome:
AAGGCTGTTTCCTGTGCAGAAAATCATCTCGGAAAGAAACGAGTTCTACAACCAGCTGAAGCAGAAGGGGGTCAAGGTGCCACCGCTGCAGCCGTCGGACAGCTCCCTGCCCACGAAGGTCAAGAAGGTTACTTCCAAGTAGGACGAGGCTGGGCCCCGGGCAGGAGGCCGGCCCAGCCTGGGACCCTGGGACGCGGCCGGAAGCCGCCTTGGGCGAACCACTCTCTGAGACAGAATTAAACCCTAGTGTTGGCTGTGGTCTCTTCTTCCCTGGTACCCACCCCCAGTCCAGAGCTCCCTCACCACTCCTCCCCGAGCCCAGGCCCAACGGGGTCGCGGGGTcgcctcccagcccccaccctgcaGGAGGCCCGAGCCTGGGCTGCTGCGGCTGACCTGCAGCGCCGCCTCCTGGCCTCCCCAGCCACACAGACTTCTCCacctgaggcccccccccccccgcccaccccgcagGGCCTCCCCTGACTGGCCTACAGCTCCTAACATTCTGATTTTCGTggcactgggctttgaactagCTCCTCTAGGCCGTGCCTCAGGCCCAGGCGGgggtgggaggcggggggaggggggatggtggggggcagagggtggagggaggggggggagggaggcctgtCCTGGCTCTGCTCCCAGCCGTTCCGACAGCGTGGGCCGGGGGTCAGAGACCGAGTGCCCAGGAAGGAATGCCGGCCGGTCCGCCCTGCCCTCCGCCCGCAGCCCGCGCGGGACCCGGCTCCCGCGGGCACCGGCCCTGCTCAGCGCGGACGAGGGCGGCCCCGCCACCGGGGTCCTGGTTCTCCAGGAGGCAGCCAGGCCACCGCCAGCCGGGCCTGCTTCCCCTCGTCCCCGGATTCTGAACGCGCGGCGGCTCCGGGAGCCTCGGTGGCGCTGGAGCGGATCCCGcagaccccgccccccgcccttggccccgcccagaccccgccctccacgcaggccccgccccagcaGTGACCGGGCTCTCCGCTTCCCCGCCCACCTCGCTTGGCCCCGCccacaccccgcccccgcccctggccGTCCCGGCCCCCGGCCGCCCCAGTGCGCTGGAGAAGCGTCTGCAGCGCGTGCAGCGCCCCGGTGGGGGACGCAGGTGAGACTCCTGGAGACTCCTGGGGAGGCCAAGGGAGGAGGTGGGCCTGGGCCCTCCACGCTGGGGCAGGGGGGAGCAGAGCTCCCCGAGGCACGTCCCCCCAGCCCCCGCTAGAGGGTTGCCCCTGGTTGGGGAGGGCAGTCCAGTAGGCCCCCCGAACTGCCCGCCCGCCCTCTCCAGGAGCCCGCGGACACCCTCAGGACCAGCGCCGCTCCTCTCTGCCAGCCCAGGACGCCTCCCGCCACCTTCgtttattttgtgttgttttatttaagGCCGAGGCATCCTCTGGCACGTCACACCTGGGCCTGGCCAGCTCAGAGGCGGTGGGAGCCCCTGGCCAGGCTCTAACCTCCTACCTGGGCCCAAAGCGGCGGCTTCCAGACTTGATCTGTAAGTGTGGGGTCTCCAGAGGCACTTTGGGGCCAGTGGGGAGGGGCTGCGTACCACTTCCGGCCTCACACCCTCCCAAGAGGGGCCGAGAGCTGGCTCCGAGGGGCCCTGGCAGTGCCTGGAGCTGTTGGGCAGACCCGGGGTGAGCAAGGGCCTGGAGTGCCTGGCTCGCGGCTCCTCACTGGCTCCTGGTGGCCTTGCCCAACTGGGTAGTCTGGGAGCCATGTGTTCTCTGCCTTCACCCCAAATAACAGGCTCCCACTGTCCACGGCTGGAGACAGTCAGGGCCGCCCTCCTCACACCCCGAGGCCTGTGGGGGGGCAGCAGCTGCCGTGAATTTGGAGACGGCACTAGCTTCGGGCTGTGCTGCTCCTGTACCTGGGCTGCCTGCTGCCTTCCCAGCCGAGTAGGTacggaaggagggggaaaggaaggggtggcTGCTAGGCAAGATCAAAGAGATGAAAGGAGGCAGCTCAACAGATCAGATCTTACTTTAATCATCACTGCAGAGGGGCACGAAGTACACTGGGCAGTCAGATACAGGGGTGCAGAGGAAGgggggtctggggcctaaggATAGCAAAATGAGGAAATTACCAGTTTCAGAATTGGGCAACCACCACAGAGGCAATGGACACTTTTAGAAAGGACCGGGGCTGATGTTTCCCCAGGCATCGGCCCTCCGCGGGTGGGGGCCCGTGGGCGTGCGCAGCGTGGGCTTTGAGAGCAATGCGGGCTCCCCCCGTGGCCACTGGTTCTGGAACGTGCCGTGTCCCCTGACGCACCAGCGCTTGGCCCACAGCGACTGCCTTGGGGAAGGAGAGCAAAGGCATCACGCGGATCGTAGCCCAGCAGCCGTCACGTGCTGCCTTCTCGCTACTGCCAGGGGCAAGACGGGAGCGTGTGCCCACCCGGAGGGGCAGGTGAGCCGCCGCCGGCCGCGGCCACTCTCCGGGGAGCCCTCGGCCGGGCAGCGTCCACCCTCCAGGAGCCGCTGCAGGCCCAGGGcccagccagcagctcccaccTGTGGCTCTGGAGCCCAGCTTCTtaggctcctcctccctccccccactggcCAGGGCAGACTCGGATGCAGGACGGGAAGCGAACAGCAGGGACACCCGTGTCCTGAGTGCCAACGCTGGCTTCTCACAGAACCGTGGCGGGCTGAGCACTCAGGCCCGTGTGCGCAGCTCGGTTTCCCGGCGTGAGGGGCTGCTCGCCGAGGCAGCCCCTGGAGGGCTGGATTCCCTGAAGGGACACTGAGGACCTGACAAGGGCGACCGGGCCCCATGCCTCAGCTTAGGCGAGCGGGGGCCACCCGAAGGCCCACCCACACTCTGGGTACACAGGAGGTCTTAACAGAGGTCAGAAGGTAGAGTCACTCTGATGTGACTCTGACCCCTATTTCAGCCCCAGCCTGCTCTCTGCTCTTGGGGTGCCTGGCACCATGGAAAGCTCCGGGCTGAGTCCCAGCCCCGTGAGCCAGAGCCCAGCGGGACCGGATCTCATCGTGGGGTGTCTCCTGCCCCGGGCGGTGTGGTCTCCTGGACGACGTGGGTCCCCCGGGGGCCTGGCACAACCCCTGTGCAAGACTGGGTGGACGAGTGGGGAGGGCGGAGGCCGCGCGGGCCTCTTCCCTGGCAGGCGGCACCCGCCGTACCGGCCGCTGCCTCCTGCCCACCCCTGGCCTTGCCGGCCTCCGGAGAGCAGCCCTGGGCTCACCTGCAGGGCTGAGGAGGAAGAGTGATCGGCCGTGGcggctgggcctggccactgggcCCAGGTGTCAGCCCTGTGCCAGCCTGTCCCGCCAAGTGCACCAGGAGGAGGCCCCAGGGGCTGCTCCCCTCCTCGAGCCAGGGCTGGGCCTCCGGGTCCCACGTGATCCTCGGCCGGTCCCTTTCCCCCGGCGGGTCAGGCGAGCACAGTCCGTCTTTGTCCTCTCCTCCCGCAGGCAGCCGGGCCGCCCCGTGTGGGGCTGCGCTGAGCGGGGCCTCCAGCTCCCCGCCCGGGCGGCATGCAGCCCCCGGAGAGCGGCGTCCACTACAGCAGGTGGGACGACAGCCTTCGGGACGAGGTCAGCGTGGCGGCCGTGTCCAGCACGGAGGCGTCCTGCTGCAGGAGGTGAGGCCCCACGGGCTGCTCCGCACACGGAGCCCCGGCGGGCCGGCCCGCTccgcgcccggcgccccgcccccagccttccCTTGGCTTCCAGCTCCGGGGGGCACCCAGGCCTCCCGACCCCGCGGGAGGCCCCCCAGGGCCTGGATCTGGACTTTCCGCCCCAGCCCGTCAGGAGCACACCCAGGGGCCCTACCCCTGTCTCGGCCGGGCCTTACCTCCTGCTGCTTCTCGCTCTAGGACCTTCCAGAAGCTCTGCACAGGCAAGCTGGGGGTCGTCATGAAGGTGCTGGGCGGAATAGCCCTTTTCTGGGCCATCTTCATCCCGGGCTACGTCACTGGCTACTATGTGCACAAGTGCAAATAAATCCTAAGTCACACGCTCGAGGCTGGCCACAGGCCCGGCACGGGGTCGGAGGGTCCCAGGAGGCAGCGCACACGCACACGGGTGTTGGCTGCGGGCCTGCCGTGCGTGGCGTGCAGGGCTGGCCCGGGCCCACACGAGAGCCGCACCCCCGCAGCACGTGGGAGTCCTTCATGGGGCACGAGACGCAAGATCGGGCGCGGCTGGAAACCGGGGTGCCCACGAGATTCTGGCTCTCCTAGGCAAGGCACAAGAGGGGCTTAATGCAGACAAGCCCCCCGTCCCGCAGCCCCTTTTCTGTGTAGCTGTGCGGGGTGGGCTCTACACGGaccccgtgtccccccccccctgggggggggggaggctgatcGTTCCTGTGTAGAGCAGAGGGCCGTCTTCTCCCGGGGGCATCACGTGGGGTGGCCTGGAAGGAGGCCAGAGCTGCCCCTCCGCCCCTCCACGCGGGCGTGACGCAAGGCGAGGCCGGTCCTCCCCTCGGCCCTTCCTGCTTGGCCCCGTGCCTTGGAATGTgccccttcctgcctgggccctCTCCGAGGGTCAGGGTGTGCTGGGTCTGTCCTCCCCGCCCACCCGCGTGAGGTCCGGCCTGTGACCACTCTGGGGCTGCTGCAGCTAATTGCTGGGGAACTTTGGTCCCAGTCCTGCTGGGCCACACGCTCGGCCTGGCCCATTGCGCAATGTCCCCGGCCCCCAGGCGCTGGAGATAGCTGCTAGAAGTGCCCGCGGCGGAGCGCGCCGCCACGCTCGGGGAACACGGAGGCTGGGCGGCAGGTCCAGGCGCCCAACATTCAGGTTGTGCTTGGTCCTGGGGACAgaaccttcccccacccccgggtGTGCGTGCGCCTCACAACTGGCCTCTAACTCCCAAGAGGCCCATGGCTGAAACCCCGAGGAAGAGTGGGGCCATCCGGGGCTGGGGTCCCCACACCACGGCGCCTCTGTGGAAGCTGTGGCGGGGCTGGTCCCGGCGGCTGCAGCCTCCTGCTTACGGCTGGCCGGTCATGACAGCCCGGGCCtcggcctggggctggggcggaTGCGGGCGCTGCCCTCAGGCTGGAAACAAAGGAGACTGCGTGGCCGCTCAGCTTCTAGGGGACCCAGGCGTCCCAGGGACCCCAAGCCTTGGCCCAAGCAGCAGGAAGGTGGGATGAAGACGGGCACGCTGCAGGCATCCCCCCGCCGCAGGCCAAGGCAAGGACGTAAGAGGTGCCGGCTGCTCTGCAGGCTGGTCCGGCACTTCAGCTCATGCAGGGTGGCGACACCCTGTGCCCTAGCCACGTCTCTGGAGGTGCCCGGCCAGTCCCCGAGCGGAGCcggggcagaggctgggggggCACGCCAGCTGCTCACAGCCTCAGACCCCAGTCCAGCTCGGTAGCTTGGTCCCTGGGCTCCGGAAGGCTGAGGAGGGCATGCACTGAAGACCGGGGAGCAGGCGTGCCCTGGGCCAGTTGGGAGTCATGGACGGAGCGAGCCCTGGCAGGGGCCCCCAATGTGAATGAAGAGGGTAGGGGCAGTCAACaaagacccccccctccccaatgccCTTCATTTCCCCAAGAAAAGCCAGTGGCAGACCCCAGCAGACTAACGCTCCAGCAAGGCCTCGGGGAGAGCCAGTGCCGAGATCACTGGGGGGATTGGAGATATTTCCTATCAAATGTTTTTATTAGAGTTGAAGGGGCAAAAAGAACACGGGAGCAGCTCTGCCGTCAGTGTGAACCTTCCCAGAGTCCAGGCCGCCTCGGAGCTGGTTCCTCCTGGTGGTGTGGTGAGCACGGAGGGTCGTGGCTGTGCCCCGTCCCCGGGGCCCTGGGGCTGCAGCACCGCCGGCTGGAGCGCCAGTGGCTGGAGGCTCCGGAGAGGacagagccacccccccccccccccccgagttctgGGAACTGGCTGGAGGAAAAGTAGTCGCCAGGTGGCAGGCGTGCTCAGCCTCAGCAGGACCGAGGGCCGGGCTGGGGAACGGGGCGGCTGCCCGCGTCTCCTGCAGCTCTGGAGAGCCACCCAGCTTGGTTAGGACCCCGAGGCCCCGGAGGCTACTTTAGGGGCCCCGGCACAGATTTGGTTAAAGATAGAAACCGTCCAGCTCCAGGGAGGGTGTGGCTCATGGCAGGCACACAGTGCCCAGCGCAGCGCGTGTGACACGGGAGGGCCGCCACCTGGCACTCACACTGGGGGTGTCTGGTCAGACAGTCGGCCTCGGCGAGCCGCAAGCGGGGCCTGTCCGTCTGCTCACAGGAAAGCACGCCTCCGCTCACCTGGGGGGCCGACGCGCGCCCTGACCGGCCAGCTCTACTCCCGGCACAGCCATGCTGGGGGGACGGGCAGCCTGGCCTCTCCCCCAGAGCCAGGCTGCTTTCTAGAGGGCACCGTGCGGCTTCTGCCAAGGCAGGAGGGAGGCCCTGCAGACGCTCAGGTCGCACTGGCCACGTGCTGAGAGGAAGCGGGCTGGGAGCCGCGGCCTCGGCTCTGCAGAACccacggccccccgccccccaggtcgCACGGGTGCCGTCGCACGGCATGCAGGGGCCCCCTTTCCTGGAAGGAGCTACGTGCTGGGGCTACACGATCACAACCTCCTCCACCGTGCATCCCGGCATTGGGGAAATTCCACAGAAAACACCGAGAGTGGGTTAGTGATGTCACTTTACACAACCACCTGGAAGCCGAGCAAAGGACACAGGCACCTTACAAACACCCGGGGGAAAAGGCACCTGGTGACCCCTCCCCAAAGCCACGGCCGGCCCgtgtgtgcctgcctgcctgccggcgCGTCAGCGAAGCACGgtcacgcggggcggggcggcggccagGTCGGCCTTGGACGGGTAGACCACCTTCAGGGTCCCCTCCAGGTCCACCACGCGGACCTGCTCCACCACCAGGGGGCGCTGCCCATCCTTGCCAGAGTGCGGGTTCCTCTGGGAATCCGAAGGTGGTTCAGAGGGGTCTGCTTCTGCATCGGAGAGCGCTCCTTCCTCTTCGTTTTCTAAAGTGTATTTGTTTAATTCTGCCATTTTCTGCGGAGGAAAATCCTTTTTAAGCCCAGTGGGCAGGCAGGCCGCTGTGCCCTCGCAGGAGCCAGAGGCGGCGGTGGCTACTCACCAGCACCAGGGCGTCCATGATGTCTTTGCAGATCTGCAAGCTGGTGGCACTCGTTACTTCCAAGAACAAATCACAGGTCGTTTTCTTAATCTTAAAGGAGTGAGATTTCAGAAAAGACCAGTCATCACAACACAAACCTACACAAGCCAAGACCAGGACTTCTaacagggccccccacccccgaaacACCTGCTGTGGGGCGGAACAGGCAGCTGAggagggacagcccaggcccccaAGACGCCGGGACACACAGATGCCACGTCTGCCTCCCGTCACC
Encoded here:
- the LOC125354502 gene encoding small integral membrane protein 1-like, producing the protein MQPPESGVHYSRWDDSLRDEVSVAAVSSTEASCCRRTFQKLCTGKLGVVMKVLGGIALFWAIFIPGYVTGYYVHKCK